A single region of the Silene latifolia isolate original U9 population chromosome 8, ASM4854445v1, whole genome shotgun sequence genome encodes:
- the LOC141595383 gene encoding uncharacterized protein LOC141595383, translating to MTNTSVITSSGEPKKLDPLSPLSLVYQEGPGQSITHVHLRSDNYEDWSRSMRTSLKSRRKYSFCDGSITKPTDDFLLQQWEVVHCTIVQWIMNFVDDAVKPSVSHTENARDLWLDLEEQFRVVDGSRIHALKAQLHDCRQTKGMSVTSYFGDLKVLWDAISTVEPPFACKCGHCTCDIAKQALARQDSEKVHKFLMGLYSTLYRTIRSQQLALDPLPSLNRLYHLVLQEERHLSPTAAAAVEEPSDVMAFAVHREPSTPAAQTASAFAPDRRALRDLERQERRKFFCTHCKSNGHEVSSCFIKTQKFPDWWGDRPRTLDELTTKRQSRTPARANFFGSDAVSSTPQDRLSGMSPHWLIDTGASHHVTGDETWLADPYPIPPYPDRSLKTRIRVGELRDGLYLLRAVVKPTINQPVSNSSTADNGLGTDSGEAPVMGRGHRPKIPSTRLRGFVVGTTAGTSSDSDSSPDSPRSSGTPYDLANYLTCTNFSRNHRVFLADISNGVEPPSFRVAINDPRWCKAMEAEITALENNGTWELADLPSDKKALGCRWVYKIKYKSDGSIERYKGRLVIFGNHQVEGIDYGETFAPVIKMVTIRTFLSVAAVKNWELHQMDVHNAFLHGDLDEEVYMKLPPGFSKGKEGKVCRLRKSLYGLRQAPRCWFAKLTAALRKYGFTQSYYDYSLFSYVTTKVCIHVLVYVDDLVITGNDSVTISNFKTYLGQCFHMKDLGLLKYFLGIEVAHNKEGIFLNQRKYALDIISQTGLLGAKPAPTPIEQHYKLGVATNDFLADSESYRRLVGRLVYLAVTRPDLSYVVHILSRYLSKPRKSHMEAALRVVRYLKGRPGQGILLRSNSELVVNGWCDSDWGGCPSTRRSVSGWVLGSSPLS from the exons ATGACCAACACATCAGTAATCACCTCTTCGGGTGAACCCAAAAAACTCGACCCACTTTCTCCATTGTCTCTTGTTTATCAGGAGGGACCCGGTCAGTCCATCACACATGTCCATCTTCGCAGCGATAATTATGAAGATTGGAGTCGTTCTATGCGTACCTCTCTAAAATCTCGCCGCAAATACAGTTTTTGTGATGGGTCGATTACCAAACCCACGGATGACTTTCTTCTTCAACAATGGGAAGTCGTCCACTGTACAATCGTTCAATGGATAATGAATTTCGTCGACGACGCCGTCAAACCCTCTGTTTCTCATACAGAAAATGCCCGAGATTTATGGCTTGATTTAGAGGAACAGTTTCGCGTTGTCGATGGCTCCCGAATTCATGCCCTCAAGGCACAACTTCATGACTGCCGTCAAACAAAGGGTATGTCTGTTACCTCTTATTTTGGTGATTTAAAAGTTTTGTGGGATGCAATTTCTACTGTCGAACCTCCGTTTGCTTGCAAATGTGGACATTGCACCTGTGACATTGCTAAACAGGCCCTTGCTCGTCAAGATTCCGAGAAGGTTCACAAGTTTTTGATGGGTTTGTATTCGACTCTTTATCGCACAATTCGTTCTCAACAGTTGGCGCTTGATCCGCTTCCTTCTTTGAACCGTCTTTATCATCTGGTTCTTCAAGAGGAGCGCCATCTCTCGcctactgctgctgctgctgtcgAAGAGCCATCAGATGTTATGGCATTTGCTGTGCATCGTGAACCATCCACCCCTGCTGCACAAACTGCCTCTGCCTTTGCTCCCGATCGGCGTGCATTACGGGACCTTGAACGGCAGGAAAGACGCAAGTTCTTTTGTACCCACTGCAAGTCTAATGGCCACGAGGTCTCCTCCTGCTTCATCAAAACTCAGAAATTTCCTGATTGGTGGGGGGACCGTCCTCGCACTCTTGACGAACTGACTACTAAACGTCAATCTCGCACACCAGCTCGCGCTAATTTTTTTGGTTCTGATGCCGTTTCATCCACGCCTCAGGACCGTCTTAGTGGTATGTCTCCTCATTGGTTAATTGATACAGGAGCTTCGCATCATGTAACCGGAGATGAAACGTGGTTGGCTGACCCTTACCCAATCCCTCCTTATCCG GACCGTTCTTTGAAGACGAGGATTAGAGTCGGTGAGCTACGGGACGGTCTTTACTTGCTGCGTGCGGTGGTCAAGCCAACTATTAATCAG CCTGTTTCTAATTCTTCTACTGCCGACAATGGACTCGGGACTGATTCTGGCGAGGCTCCTGTCATGGGCCGTGGTCACAGACCTAAAATTCCGTCTACTCGTCTTCGTGGGTTTGTAGTTGGCACCACCGCAGGCACGTCCTCTGATTCTGACTCCTCACCCGACTCCCCTCGCTCTTCAGGTACTCCCTATGATCTTGCTAATTATCTTACTTGTACTAATTTTTCTCGCAACCATCGAGTCTTCCTTGCAGATATTTCTAACGGGGTTGAGCCCCCTAGTTTCCGCGTTGCCATTAATGACCCACGGTGGTGTAAGGCCATGGAAGCCGAAATTACAGCACTTGAAAACAATGGTACATGGGAACTAGCTGATCTTCCGTCTGATAAGAAGGCTCTTGGTTGTCGCTGGGTTTACAAAATCAAATACAAGTCTGATGGTAGTATTGAACGGTATAAAGGTCGGCTAGTCATCTTTGGCAATCATCAGGTCGAAGGTATTGATTATGGTGAGACTTTCGCGCCTGTTATAAAAATGGTCACTATCCGTACTTTCTTATCTGTCGCTGCTGTTAAGAACTGGGAACTTCATCAGATGGACGTGCATAATGCTTTTTTGCACGGCGATCTCGACGAAGAAGTTTATATGAAACTTCCCCCGGGATTTAGCAAGGGTAAGGAGGGCAAGGTCTGTCGATTGCGCAAATCTCTTTATGGGCTCCGTCAGGCCCCGCGTTGTTGGTTTGCTAAATTAACAGCTGCTTTGCGGAAATATGGTTTCACCCAGTCTTATTATGATTATTCTCTCTTCAGCTATGTCACTACCAAGGTCTGTATTCATGTCTTAGTTTATGTGGACGACCTTGTTATTACCGGGAATGATTCCGTCACTAtttctaatttcaaaacatacCTGGGTCAATGCTTTCATATGAAGGACTTGGGTCTTTTGAAGTATTTTTTGGGCATTGAAGTTGCCCATAACAAAGAGGGTATTTTCTTAAATCAGCGAAAATATGCTCTCGACATCATTTCTCAAACTGGTCTATTGGGTGCTAAGCCCGCTCCCACTCCTATTGAGCAGCATTATAAACTCGGAGTGGCAACAAATGACTTTCTAGCGGACTCTGAGTCCTATCGCAGACTCGTTGGGCGATTGGTTTATTTAGCTGTGACGAGGCCTGACTTGTCCTACGTTGTGCACATCCTCTCGCGCTATTTAAGCAAACCCCGGAAGTCTCATATGGAAGCTGCGCTTCGAGTGGTCCGGTATCTTAAAGGTCGTCCCGGGCAAGGCATCCTATTGCGTTCTAATAGTGAACTCGTGGTTAATGGGTGGTGTGACTCAGATTGGGGCGGTTGTCCCTCAACCCGTCGGTCTGTTTCCGGATGGGTACTTGGCTCTTCTCCTCTTTCGTAG